In the genome of Ziziphus jujuba cultivar Dongzao chromosome 10, ASM3175591v1, the window AATAagatttttattagaaaatatcTCATTTAGTTAAATCAAAATTGCTTACATGATAAAAATTTAACTATCAAATAAAGtgattattaatatttgaatttgaatataaaatcatAGATGGGATATTTAAATCTAACTCTTAACAGTTATCATCTAATCATTCTTAAATTATTGATGTCAAAGATTCCTAACAAGAGAATTATCGTATTTGAGCATCGTATATGCATGTAAAGCCAAAGacttaattaatagaaatatagCTTCCCTTCTAAGAAATAATTTGGGGAAAAAACCATTAATTTTctcaatcttattatttttgaaatgaaCTAAAGATGAGTAAAATGTGATAAATATGCTCTCAGATCCTCACTGTACTTGAGGTTGTCTTTCTCTTTTATACCCTTCTTGTAATCAACCTGTTACTCCTCTGTTCTTGGGCTTGGCTTTCGTAATCAGCAGTCATTTATAAGGGTGTTTGGATATGGAGATAAGGAATTTAAAGGTTTTtcgaaaaataaagatataacaATAGATTGCGTTGATTAAAGATCtgaattatttgttaaaaagatTTGTATGAGGAGCTAACCCCatattaatatcatataaaataattatcttgcTCTTACATATGACACTTGATAGATTTCATATTAATCATTCATGttaccaaaatttttaaaaaaagttatttattgcCATTGATGACACTAATTATAGGTGGGATTTatatcttatatattatttgacaatttaaatgaatttttaaaatgatttgtttttctaatttagaatttttaaataaaaaatcaatatataaataaatgttatcaatcaattttcatattattaatgATCGACTGATGATTATCTGATGATTATCATCatttataacaaataacaaaatttaaattgtaaaaattaaaaaaaaattaacataaaccactgtagttttttatttttttaatttttttttttttggtgaaaaaaaccactataatttttaaacatatataatttttctaattacATAGAAGCTAAggttaaaaatcatttcaacaCTTTTTATGAACGAAATAccgcccaatttttttttttttctttatttactcATCAGCAAACGGACAGTGTATATACTAGTAgcactatattagctagctgCATTATTTGAGATCTCGCCAACTATTTCATCATACATATTTTCTTCTCTCACAATAAATTAATGGCAGGAGAGTTTAACCTGTGATTAATTAACTCGTCCATTGATGTTTTTGCTGTTGATgtgttgaattttaattaattttttagaataAGTTAATCACATATGACAATAGAAAACACACAAAAGAAGTGCAACAAATTTTAAAGAGACAgataattttgataaagttCAGATTAATAAGCGAGAAAATCCTAGCTAATCTTATAGATAactttaataacaattaagcaTGCGAGTATTTAATTTGCGTAATCTTTGCTTAACATGAGAGTTTGATCACAGATGCACATATTCAATATCGAGGCCATttcataaaaaagtttttaacaaattatgtTAACAAATGAAACGGTCTCATCCAACCATTTAATAAAGATTGGAGCTTGCAGGTATCGTATCCATGGCCGTTTTAACTTTCAATCTTGTATACAAAATTGGATGAGGCCATTCCATTTCAATGTGGTTGATATCGAAGCACATGCTTGCGACTATGGAACAGTCGATTTAGTTAAGACATTAAAAAGTTCTATGAATTGCTAGTTTATGACCACTTTGCGATTTGTGGCGCTACTTTGAATATGTTGTTCTTTcttattgttgtttttcttgTCGTGTTTCTGTAGCCATCTTTCTCTTTCAGGTTGACTATTCCATAAAGAATTAATTCAaccatttctttgtttttgcatACACAAAGTTTAATTGGCTGatcattttattgatttttcttgtttatgAATGTGACGACTCAGAATAAAAAGGTTACAACTAACTCTAGCACGTTTGGTATAGTTttgctttttcaaaaatactttatgaaGAAATCATTTTTCGCTAGCTTTGATTAATGCTTTTTTGAAGATCTAAAACACTTTCAAATAATTGTCCAAGcacaactaaaaacaactttcaagtTTTAAAAGTTACTGACTTCTTAAAAGCTATGCCATACAAAACCCTACTTAATTACATTATAAATGCTATATGGTGCTGGGctgtttaatttgtttggttacCTAGATTACCTTTGGGTTAGTAGCTTTTGTTAATCCTTAAATTATACTTATAGTTTCATTATGATCCATGAATAGTTTCTTTTAGTATTTTGGTCCTTAAACTTCAGTTGCATTGTGATTGTTaaattactttttgttttctttttagcagTTGTGTGGCTTCATATAACATGCAAAATCCCATGggtttatttgatattaaaattttgttgtttcCTTATTACAATAAGtgtgttttatgtttttatttatttaaaattagacTAAAACTAGTTTTAAAGTTCAaagttcacccaaaaaaaaaaaaaattagagaccaaaattcaaaaaaaaaaaaaaaggatcaaagTACGGCTATAGCATAATTCAAACCCCAATAACCAATTACTTTcatatatttacccaaaaagcgcaaaaaaaaaaaaatatatatatatatatatatatgaaaaaaagaacCAATTACTTTCacatctttcttttccttcttttttatatatctactctctcttcttcttctccttttttcaAAGAATGAGGCTTTCTTCAACAGCAAGCAAACCGTACATTAGCCAGTAAAAATGGAGACACCCCAAGAGGAATGTCTTCCATCCAGGACTTAAAATTGTCAAGTGAGAAAGCCAATGTAGCTAGCTCATGGGCAACACAATTAGATTCCCTATGagcaaaagaaattgaaaaaccaGTATACAAAGCTAACAAATTTTCAATATCAACTACTGAAAACATATTATTTCCTAAATAATCCTCACCACCATTCAACAATTTAACTGCCATTTGACAATCACTCTCAATCTGAGTCCTATCAAACCCGCAATCTACACAAAATTGCAATCCTTCTCTGATGGCTTGTAATTCTGCCATTAAAGTACGAAAATGCTGAAGTAATGGCTTAGCCATAGAAGCCATAACCTGACTCGCATAATTCTGAAACACAGCTCCAAGACCAACAACTCAACAAGAAGAGCACTATCAATATTAAGTTTATATGAACCTGAAATCGGACAATCCCACCCATTATTAGAAGATGAACAAGGAACTACTGTATCGTTCAAGTTAGCCTCCTTAAAATCAAGATgcaaactagccaaaccatcaaGCATCAATTGGTCACCACGTACAAATTCTCCATACAAATGAATTCCGAGAGTGCCAAATTCCTCATGCAATAAAACTAAAGCGTTTTCTTCCAAATTCTAAAACTTAGAGAGAACCCACCTTGCAAGATTAGTAAAAGAATCAAACCTCTGCGATTTTaattcttgattttttatttttatcttttaaaaaatcagCTAATTTCCAAGCTTTTTTGGCATTAGAATAAAGCATGAAAAATAGTCTCAGGACCACCTCCACAAATAGTACATGCACTAGAATTTGAAATTCTTCTTTCAACCAACGCATGGGCACTAGGGGGTGCAGATGAACAAACCCttacaaataaaaatcttaattttattcGGAATTTTGAAATCCAAATAGACTTCCACCGGGTCCGATTAGCACCATCACTTAAACAACCAAATCTTGAACCTATCACTTAAACAACCAAATCTTGAACCTCCTCCTAACTTTCTCGCAATCCAATAGCCAGATTTTACATTATAATGACCATTAGTTGTAACATACCTAGTCATTCTTACTTTAGCTATCAGTCAAGGATAaaaagtaaaagagaaaaagtagTTGCTGCTATTTGAAaggcatataaataaataattaagagcATATTAACCTTAATAGAACTTTTACAATATACAGAACCAATTATTCTTTCTCTTacaaaagataaatattgaaaagaCTTGAATCAGTTCAACTACTTTGCCGAATTAAACTCAAAGTTAAACCACCTATTGATAACAACattaacaacataaaaaaataaaaataaaaataaagttacaTATATTACCAAATCTGCACCAAAATACCCTGAAACATTAGGCATTGGGTTGGAAAACAACTGCTTCATCaatcatcatcaacatatatGGTTTCCTGTGTAAACAGGCCACCAAACACGCTCCTCTTTTCGACCTTGTCCTCCGTCTGTTTGCCCTTCGTCTTCTTTGGATCCTCTTTCGCTTTCAAAGCCGGAAACCGTGGACCTGTTTGCTTGATTACTGCTTTCAGGGCAGGTAGCGTCCGAGCTTTTGCCTGTCCTCTCACAGTGGCAACCTGAACTCTGGGAGTTTCATCAACAGGGTTTTGAACGGTTGAAGCAAGCTGTGCGCTGAGTTTTTCCCATGAAAGTCCAGAGCTAATGTTTTTGGCTCTGTTCAATATGTTTTCAACTGAAGCCCCAGCTGCCTCTGCTTTCACTTGAGCATCCTGAGCTAGACTAGCAGCCCGAACTTCTTGCTCGGACAGCTTTTTCACCTCTTGTTCAAGTTTCTTCGTTGCCTCGGCTGCTTCACGAGCTTTCTCAGCTGCTACTCTTGCCTCTTCCTCTGCTTTTGCCTTTGCTACTGTTTCTGCATAAGCTTTTCTTCTTCCATCCACAGGGATGGTACTGATAACCAATACACACACATTCACATAAAAGTTTAGACACAATCTTTAAACCCCAGCAAATTACCAGCAATATAAACAACACTTTTTGCACACTCATTGCTCAATTGGGTTCTACCTGAAAACACCTTCCAAAGGCTTCGATGTGGCTGATGGATCTGTATATACTTCCACAACCTAACCCAAGCAAGTAAACAAAATAGCCTTTGATAAGTGCTGTTTCATTGTGTTGCATTAGTGAAATGCCAAATCAATAATGACTACAAAAAATCATATCACACTTAAAGCACGTATAAGTCCTATAATTAACTacaacaaaattgaaattttgcatCAACAAAATGGTAATATATACAATGTTcaatttttaagcaattaattaagcatattaaaaagtcagtaggaaaaaaaatgttgggtaaattgaaaaaaatgtacCTTATTCTCTGCCACGGCCGTGTTGGAGAAAACATTGGCAACCAACGATGCGATTTGAGACTGAGCTACCTGATAGAAAAAAgagtatgaaaattttaattaatacccACGAACAAAAATTtggctaaaaaaaattaaaaaaaaatctaaataatatatttgattaaactagtatttatttatttattgcatacATTACATTACTTTGTAGTCGATTGCACCTGCGCTTCCCTCTGCCGAAACGACGACGTTATAAGCACTCTCAGGCGAATAATCATCCGTCAAACTGGTCTTTATAAACGTGTAACTGACGCTGGTTTCGATTACTTTCTGCAAAAACTCTGGTACGCTCAACGGCTGAGATCGCGAGAAGATGTTGCTGAAGAAAGAAGAGAGCCCATCCAGTACGTTGTAAGTCGACGCTGCAGCCGTGTTCGCGTCGTAGACAATCGCCACGTGTCCAACGCCTGCGAGTTCAGCCGCTTCGATTACTTGTAAGGCATCCGATGTGGTGACTTCAGCAGTGGGCCCATTCTCTGCGGGTCCAATTGTCACGACAACTTTGCTAGCGTTTCCAATTGCTTTCGCGATCGATTCAGGATCTTGGAATGTGGATTCGACGGCGTTGAGGCGCTTTGATTCTTCATTTGATATGATCTAACAGTCATGATTCAatcaagacaaaaaaaaaaaaaaaaaaacgaaatgaaaattttggtcTATTATTATCCACATTTTTTGCGTTTGGAGTAAAAGAAAGTGCGagaaagtttaaaattaaaCCTTGTATTGAACAGCGACACGAGCCAATTCCTGTGCAGAGGCGAGCTCAGGAACGCCGGCACGGACAGAGAAACCTTCACGGAGAAGTGACTGAGCTATGCGGATGCCGGCCTGGCCGGTTGCACCGGCGACGAAGACGGTGGTAGGGTCTTTACGCCTGGTGTTCCCAAAAGACAAGCCGCCACCGTCGCCGGTGGAAGATGGTTTAGTGAGAACGGGAATCAAAGACTTAACGTCGGGAACTTTGCCGAAGTCGAAACGGAAAGGATTGGAATTGGTTTTGTCTTCAGGTTCGGCGGATTCACCAGAAGCATCACCACCTCCTTTTCCGAGCCCAAATGAGAATGGGTCTGATCTTTTGGCGAAAACCCTCAACCTCCGGGTTCTGCTACCCGTTAAAGTGGATGAATTGGGTGTGGAGGTTAGAAGGATTGAATGGGAGGTTGGAGTCGCAGccatggaggaggaggaggaggaggaggaagaaggcGTTGGAGGAGCCGAGAGACCGATCAGTCTTTTTGTGAACTCATAGTGTTTGGAAAAGACTCCGTTTGGCTGCTTGTTTCGTATATGGTggcaaaattgaaattgatttcgTATTTGCTATGAATATTATCTGGATGAAGGAAGGGTGCGGACAGGGTTGACAAATGGAAAGGCGACACTTGTCAGAGTTTTATCCAGAAATCCTGAGTTGGAGACCAGAggtttttattaagaaaaaaaaaagttggtgggttatttagaaacaaaaagtttatcaaaaaaaatgtttatccgGCATGCCACCACAGAAATCTTCTGATAGGGGTGGACCTACCTTCGAAGTCCAATtttagtattctttttttttttttttttttttttttggttatctgaattttcatttgtttatttctcTTGTCAAACCTAATACATGAAATCAAACTGTCTCTCCACTCTCTAAAAGTCTAAAATTACCTAAAATTATTTAGATATtataaaacattatatatacatatatatatttatattgtaatcaaagatttttctttttctttctcttttttttttttttttggatgaaattgaaATCAGATATTCAAACTTTAGATTTGTACTATATGaaatacaatataattttgTTCGATGACGTTACAATCAAAAGTTGTTTATTGTTGGttggaaaattaatataatttaaatataaatatatgaagactttaagaataaataaaactcTTAACCATATGCTAAACAATTCAATACAATCCTTACAGGATAGCCCACTAGTAATAATTACTTGAGTTCAAATTTACACTTCCAATAttatgagggaaaaaaaaaacaaaaaacttagtGCTCATAAGTCATGACATTGTTGAATTATGTTACTGGTTGAGCTTTATAATAGAAAATGGTTGCaccaccaaaatatatatatattaatatatacggATTACACAATTTATATTGTCCTATTCTAATTGTCTTGATAAGAAACCCATACAAATTTGTCCAATAATTCGCTCCATTCAAACCAACAGTCGCATAAAATACTTGCATATGTTTGATTCttcttcctaaatttattttcatgaaaaattacttaataattttatcttttggaAAGAATTACTTAATAATTTGTAAAAACACAAATAATGAAGGATCATTATTTAGTATTTACTCATTATTTGTGTTTTTATAAATCATTAAGTaatttttcatgaaaaaaagaaaaaatcatttcGTATTTAccctttttatcaaaaaataaaaaaaatctttagtaTTTTGCTCGAAAAGCAATAAGACTTCAACTTGGCGAAGAGAACATCTTCATTCCgcttttttatgaaatatatgcatatatatatatatatatgtatatatttatatatatatatatatatatatatatatatagtgtatatattatatatatggaaagtaCAACTACAACTGTGCAAATATGGAATCGGCTAGAAAGTACAGATTTCGTTGCTATTCATTTATATCCATGCAAATAGTTCGGCTAGAAAGTACAGATTCGGCTCTTGTTCACTTATATTTATGCAAAAAATGGATTGCCAAAGCGTAGATTCGAAGTACGGTTactccaaaatagaaaaattagaatttctttttttttttttctttttttttggggggggggggggaagaagaaAACCTAGAAAGTTGTAAAATGCAACCAACCCAATTTGTAATCCCTAATGTTGTTAACTTAGTGTCATTCCAATTATTTCGTTCAAATTACcattcttatttttaaaaaaaataatttaataataaacgtTTGAAAGACGCCTTTCATGTATAATTGTTCTATTATTCATCCAAAAAGGAAAacttgttttatatataaatatatatatatatatatatatatatatatatatatatatattaaatatacaacttttaacaatcaaaatatatattcaaattttcaacaatTATCACATTAAAATATCCTGAtcataaaatcaaaatctacTATGATAAAACGcagataaaacataaataactattttatattgACTGATTTGCACTCCATTTTGATTTCATATTCTCACTTTTCTCTATTGAAGTTTTATAAATACCTTAGAATAACAATACGTAGCTCTTAGAAAAACGAAAAACCATACAGTGCACAACCAACTCTTGAAGCCgatattgcttaaaaagttttttttcaacaaaaattctACTTGTTTAGTAttatggggaaaaagaaaaaaagttaaaacaaaaaacaaaaaaaaagtactacATATTCAATatgagattttctttttctttcttttttctttttttttttttttttttgacctcgTAAAGCGTAAAGCACAAAGCCGGCCCGGCAAACAAATCATATTCCTAACAGATCTAGAAGTCACTGTTTAACAGGAAAAAGCATGGTATTCCAATACAGCAAATAAATTTAGTGACCAATGCCTTTCTTTGCTTTAAGGGATTCAAGAGCCTTATTCCGTAACTCAATCTCAAGCTTCTTCTGCTCAGATTCTGTCTCTTCATTATCTTTTGAACGAGATTCGGTCCTTGTTTCATATTCACCATCTGAAGCAGAAAAATCACTACGACTCTTGCCTTTCAGCTTCTCTGCACGACGTTCATCCCTCCTCCGACGTCGCTCCTCCCGTCGCCGACGCTTCTTCTCCCTCTTCAATCTCTTTTCctctttccttctctttttgGCCTCCTTCCTCCCCTCTATTTCAGAGTCATTACTGTAATCATCATCTGAAGCCAGTTCTTGCCTTTCTGATCTTTTatgctttctcttttctttatctCCAATTTTGTGCTTATCTTCCTCAGAACCAGAAGTGTCATTTTGATTCTTTTGATCCTTTTCAATCAATGTGTCTCCAGATTCTAGTTTATGTTGCTGACCGATGTCCTTGACATTATGTGATCGAGGGCGATTCTTCTCATCAGATTTTCTATCTTCTGCAGCATATGGTGCCTGTTGTCTCTCATCTAGCAGAGAGTCTCTGTACACTGTGGGCGACTTCTGTCGATTGGAACCCCTCTTAACCCTGCCAGTTTATATCGTGCTTGTAAACTGAGTTCGTGTATGGGtacaagaaattaaataagcaGTGCAAAATAAGTCACTGGTTATAATACCTCGTTGTCTCATGGTCTTTGATTCTGACTTCCATATCATCCTGATGGCTCCTAGATTCTAACACCCTGCGACCAGCTAATCTTTCAGGAGAATAATCCTCCCTGTGAGGCACCTTTGCAGGAGAATCTCTATGCTTGCTGATAGTGGATGCTGGCTTTAGTCTCCTGTCCAAAGACTTGGTTTTCTGATCTCCATCCTTCCTGCAAAGCATGAATCTTGTTTCACTCAGTTAATGGACCAGACAAAACTAGAAGTCTAGAACATTCTACATACTAATGAGAGAAGAAAAGCAAAGACAATTTGGTAAATCCAATCTCAATTTAACCTAGCATAGTTAATTTCTTACTCTTCTTCACTCATCTCCGAATTGTCACGAACAAGTTTCTGTTCTCTTGGTCTCCTTGCAGGACTTGAGTTATTATCATATTTCATTCGCTCCCTAGGCTGCTTAAGAGGACTCTTGTAGGGACTGTGCGATTAGAAGCAGCAAAAAAATGTGTAAGCATGCATAAAACAGTACATATTGCTCTCAAGAATATAACATTGAAAACGCAGGGAATTGTGTGCAAACAAGACAAATACCTCCTTCCTTCACTAGCACTCCTTTCTTCACTAGAAGATCGACGTGAAATAGGAGATA includes:
- the LOC107410981 gene encoding protein PLASTID TRANSCRIPTIONALLY ACTIVE 16, chloroplastic, which encodes MAATPTSHSILLTSTPNSSTLTGSRTRRLRVFAKRSDPFSFGLGKGGGDASGESAEPEDKTNSNPFRFDFGKVPDVKSLIPVLTKPSSTGDGGGLSFGNTRRKDPTTVFVAGATGQAGIRIAQSLLREGFSVRAGVPELASAQELARVAVQYKIISNEESKRLNAVESTFQDPESIAKAIGNASKVVVTIGPAENGPTAEVTTSDALQVIEAAELAGVGHVAIVYDANTAAASTYNVLDGLSSFFSNIFSRSQPLSVPEFLQKVIETSVSYTFIKTSLTDDYSPESAYNVVVSAEGSAGAIDYKVAQSQIASLVANVFSNTAVAENKVVEVYTDPSATSKPLEGVFSTIPVDGRRKAYAETVAKAKAEEEARVAAEKAREAAEATKKLEQEVKKLSEQEVRAASLAQDAQVKAEAAGASVENILNRAKNISSGLSWEKLSAQLASTVQNPVDETPRVQVATVRGQAKARTLPALKAVIKQTGPRFPALKAKEDPKKTKGKQTEDKVEKRSVFGGLFTQETIYVDDD